The sequence below is a genomic window from Deinococcus apachensis DSM 19763.
TACAGGGTCTTCGCGGCATGCGCCCGGTTCCACTCCCTCAGGACCTGGGGGCGGTCGTCGAGGTGCACCGCCTGGAGCCAGCCCCGGCCCTGCAACTCCCCGGTGGTCTGCCCGGTGAAGTTTCGCCACGCGGGCTGATCGCCCTCGAACTCACCGCTCGGGGGCGTGGTCCATACCATCTGGCTGCTGGCCTCCACCAGTGAGCGGTAACGGGCCTCGCTGTCCCGGACGCTCTGCACCGCGCGGGCGTTTTCCACGCTGCCCGCGGCGAGCTGCGCGAGCTGCACCAGAATGCTCTCGTCCTCGGCCGTGAAGTCGCCCTCGGTCTTGTCGCTGAGCTGGATCAGGCCAATGTTCTGTCCGCCGCGGCCCACCAGGGGCACCGCCAGCCAGCCGCGCATGGGCGGGTGCCGGTCCGCGTCGGCACCAAAGCTCTGCCAGGCAGGGTGCGCCTCCAGTTCAGCCCGGGTGAGGCGCAGCGGGGTGTTGAGGCGGCACACCCGGGCGTAGAGCCCGCTGCCGTCGGGGGCACCCTGGTACTCGCGCCACGCGGCGTACTTGTCACTCAGGGACACCGCGTTGATGGCCTGCGCCCAGTCGTCCCCTACACTGAGGCTGACCACCGCCTGGTGCGCGCCGATCACGGCGCGGGCCTGCTCGGTGATCACGTCCAGCGTTTCGTCCAGGGTGCGCGCCGCGTTGATGTTCAGCGCGGCTGCCGCGAGACCGCGCAGGCGCTGGGCGGAGCGCGCCTGCGTCTCCTGCAAGCTCGCGCGGGCCAGCGCCTGCGCGAGCTGACCGGCGAGCGACACGGCAAAGTCGCGTTCCGCCTGGTTGAAGGTGCGGTCAGTGTCGAAGCTGAGCGCGAGGGCGCCGAGGGCCCGGCCGTCCACGATGAGGGGCAGGGCCGCGAGCGCGCGGGTCCGGTCGCTTTTCTGCGGGCCGAGGGCCGGGTAGCGGGCGAGCAGGTCCCGCTCGCGCATAAACACGGCCTGCAGGTTACGCACCGCGTCGGTGATGGGCAACGGGGTGCTCATGGGAAAGTGGTGCCAACTCTGGCTGCGCCCGTCAGCGTAGCCGTGGCTGTGGACCAACTCCAGCCCGTCACCCTGCCCGGTGACCCGCAGGACTGTCCCCCCGTACGCGCCCAGGACGGGCAGGCCCGCCAGAAGGGCGGTCGCGGCCACCTCGCGCTCGGTGGAGGCTCTGGCGAGGTCGAGCGTCACGGCGAGCAGCGCCTCGCGGCGCTCGTCGGCAAGCCTGCGCGCGGTGATGTCCCGGAAATGTACGGCGATCCCGCCCTCGTGGGGAAAGGCCTTGACCTCGACCCATACCTGCAGGGCAGGATAATGCAATTCGAATTGCCGCACCTCGCGGGCCGTCATCACGCGGCGGTACTCCTCTTCCAGCCGCGTGTCAAGCGCTTCTGGAAAGCATTCCCACAGCACCTTGCCCAGCAGGTCGGGCGGCGTGACCCCCATGATGCCCGCCGCGTGGGCGTTGACATATGTGTACCGCCACTCGCCGTCCACTACGAAGAAGGGGTCGGCCAGACTGTCGAGCAGGTGGTGGGCGTCGGGGTTGAGGAGGGGTCCGGGGATCGTCATGGAGACGTGCTTTCCCCCTCATCTTAGGGTGGGGGCGACGGCAAAGGTCGGCTTGACTCCACATAAAGGAAGGCTTAAAAAATGGGCCTCCCTCCTGCTCTCCCTATCAGGCGTGGGGGTCAATTCCTCCATCTAGCCCGGCGGAGGGGGACCAGGAGCAACTGGACAGGCCGACGGGGCGGGCGGTGAAACGACCACGAAACCTCGCCCTGAAGGGGAAGGGCTGCCCCTCGTCCTGACAACCCGCGGGCGGGCCCGGAGAAGCATTGGCCCGGGAGGAAGCGCCCGCCACCGCACGGCGTGATCTTTTTGCCAGGGGGGCAGGCTTACTCTGCGCCTGATGCTCCTCCCCTTACCCACCCTCCCCGGCATCGCGCGCCGCCCCCTCCAGGTCCTGCTGATCGACGACAACCCCGCTGACCTCCTCGCTCAGGAGGCCTTTGCCGCGCTGGAAGAACCGGTCAGCCTCACCTCATGCCGGAGCGGTGGGGCGGCCCTCGGGGCGCTGCGTCAGGTGAACGCGGCCCTTCCCGACGTGGTGCTGCTTGACGTGAACATGCCGGGCCTGAACGGGTTCGAGGTGCTGAGCGCCCTGAAGACCGACCCACGGCTGTGCCTGGTCCCCGTGGTGATGCTGACGACCTCGCGCAGCCGAGCGGACATCCGCGAGGCATATGCCCGCCATGCCAACGCGTACCTGCTGAAATCGGGGGATTTCGGGGAGTTCCTCGCGGACATCCGCAGCTTCGTGAGGTTCTGGGCGGGGAGCAACCCGGACCGTCTGCCTGGGAGCGTCTCCGCCTAAGGCGGGCGGGGGTGGGAAAGGGGGAACATTTGGCCCGCCTGCCCGAAGAGGCAGGGCAAGCAACAAGAGGAGGCTGGGCCACCGGGCCGGGGGACGCCCTACTGCCGACCATGACACCACCCAGGGGCAGCCAGTCAAGGCGGTGCAAGGGGGGAGGCGTTAAGCCAAAAGTCTATATTCCTTCACACAGAGCTCAGCTATGCTGGGGACAGCACACCAGGTCCGAGCGGCGAAGCCGCCCTCTCGCCGCTGGTGTTCGGAAAGGACTTCCTTGACGTCTCCCGCTTTCCCCAAACACCTCCTGCTGGTCGAGGACAACGAACACGACGTCGAGCTGGCGCGTGCGGCGCTGGAGGAGAGCGAGGTGCGCTGTGAGGTGACCGTGGCCCGCGACGGGCAGGAGGCGCTGGACCTGTTGCGGGGGGCGGGGAGCCAGCCGGACCTCGTGCTGCTCGATCTCAACAT
It includes:
- a CDS encoding PAS domain S-box protein, producing MTIPGPLLNPDAHHLLDSLADPFFVVDGEWRYTYVNAHAAGIMGVTPPDLLGKVLWECFPEALDTRLEEEYRRVMTAREVRQFELHYPALQVWVEVKAFPHEGGIAVHFRDITARRLADERREALLAVTLDLARASTEREVAATALLAGLPVLGAYGGTVLRVTGQGDGLELVHSHGYADGRSQSWHHFPMSTPLPITDAVRNLQAVFMRERDLLARYPALGPQKSDRTRALAALPLIVDGRALGALALSFDTDRTFNQAERDFAVSLAGQLAQALARASLQETQARSAQRLRGLAAAALNINAARTLDETLDVITEQARAVIGAHQAVVSLSVGDDWAQAINAVSLSDKYAAWREYQGAPDGSGLYARVCRLNTPLRLTRAELEAHPAWQSFGADADRHPPMRGWLAVPLVGRGGQNIGLIQLSDKTEGDFTAEDESILVQLAQLAAGSVENARAVQSVRDSEARYRSLVEASSQMVWTTPPSGEFEGDQPAWRNFTGQTTGELQGRGWLQAVHLDDRPQVLREWNRAHAAKTLYQVEYRLRRADGEYRHMLVRVVPVKGEDGEVREWVGTHTDITERKAAQAALQERDAELRAMIDTIPQLAWMADPQGWIYWYNQRWYDYTGTTFEQMQGWGWRDVHHPGHIGRVLEDVSAKWAAGQPWEGTFLLRSRDGEYRWFLTRAIPLWDERGELVRWFGTNTDITDERHLNETLEARVAERTEQLLRSNRELEQFAYVASHDLKAPLRTVASYVQLLQRKYRGQLDDQADRYIAFTVDAVERMNVLIDDVLAYSRVGREMRVSNVNTGRVLREVLENLEDALQERGARVTSGDLPSVRGDETQLRQVLQNLIGNAIKFQPAGRIPEVHLSAEVRGDVVQFTLRDNGIGIAAQHFGRIFGVFQRLHRREEFNGTGVGLAIVKKIVEEHGGHIWVESQEGVGTAFHFTFPAAETEEA
- a CDS encoding response regulator, whose translation is MLLPLPTLPGIARRPLQVLLIDDNPADLLAQEAFAALEEPVSLTSCRSGGAALGALRQVNAALPDVVLLDVNMPGLNGFEVLSALKTDPRLCLVPVVMLTTSRSRADIREAYARHANAYLLKSGDFGEFLADIRSFVRFWAGSNPDRLPGSVSA